Sequence from the Candidatus Eisenbacteria bacterium genome:
CATGCTCATGCTCCTTGTCGATTCGACCCCGCGCCGGGACCGGCGCGGGTGCGTCAGCTCAGTTCCACCTCGGAGGAGTCCCCGACGTTCAGCCGCTTGCGTCGGCCGCGCACCTGCGCCCGTTCGCCGATCACCGAGTCCTCGAGGAAGATGTCCTCCACGTGGGCGTTTTCGTTCACGATCGAATTGCGCACCGAGCACCCCCGCAGCACCGCGCCCGAGGCCACGGTCACGTGCGGCCCCAGGATCGAGCCCTCCACCGTGGCATCCGGGGCGACGAACACCGGGGGCACCACGATCGAGCCCGGCAGGTGCGGCGCGGGGGCGCCGCGGTCCAGCAACTCGCGATTGGCCAGCAACAGCGTCTCCGGGGAGCCGCAGTCGAACCACGCGTCCACCGGGAGCGGCAGCATCGTCTCGCCGCGCTCCAGCATGAGCTGCAGCGCGTCGGTCAGCTGGTACTCGCCGCGGGTGCGCACGTCGCGGCGGATCAGCTCATCCAGGCACTCGAACAGCAGCGCCGAATCCTTCAGGTAGTAGAAACCCACCAGCGCCAGGTTGCTGGCCGGCTTGTCGGGCTTCTCCGTGAGGCGCTTCACGCGCCCCTCCACCAGCTCCACGATCCCGTAGCGCCGCGGGTCGGCGACCTCCTTTACCCCCAGCATGCTGGGGGCGCCCGGCACCAGGCGCGACAGGTCGGCCCGGATGATGGTGTCGCCCAGGTCGATCAGCACCGGCCCGCCCGAGGCGGCCGCGCGCGCCAGGTACACCGCGTGGCCCAGGCCGCGCGGGTCCGGCTGCTCCACGAACTCGGTCTCGAGGTGCCCGTAGTGGCGCCGCACGTAGGTCTCGATGCGGTCACCCATGTGCCCCACGATGAGCACCACCCGCCCCACGCCCAGCGCGGACAGGTCATCCAGGATATGAGCCAGGATGGGCTTGCCCGCGACGTTGATGAGCGCCTTGGGGACAGTATGCGTGTGGGGCCGGAGTCGGGTGCCCACGCCGGCCACCGGGATGATGGCGCGGACGTCGCTAAGTGGCACGGATCTGCTCCAGCCGGCTCTTGAGGCCGTCAATCTTGGTTACGGGCGTGGGATCCACTCCGTTCAGAAAGCTCAAGTATAAGCTGACCCAATCCCCCGTGACAACAAGGGAGAAGAGGCGTTCCAGCAGGCG
This genomic interval carries:
- a CDS encoding NTP transferase domain-containing protein, whose translation is MPLSDVRAIIPVAGVGTRLRPHTHTVPKALINVAGKPILAHILDDLSALGVGRVVLIVGHMGDRIETYVRRHYGHLETEFVEQPDPRGLGHAVYLARAAASGGPVLIDLGDTIIRADLSRLVPGAPSMLGVKEVADPRRYGIVELVEGRVKRLTEKPDKPASNLALVGFYYLKDSALLFECLDELIRRDVRTRGEYQLTDALQLMLERGETMLPLPVDAWFDCGSPETLLLANRELLDRGAPAPHLPGSIVVPPVFVAPDATVEGSILGPHVTVASGAVLRGCSVRNSIVNENAHVEDIFLEDSVIGERAQVRGRRKRLNVGDSSEVELS